The nucleotide window TCATTCCAATCCACTTTATCAATTGAGATATCACCCATTTGAGAAAGATATGCTTGGATTTCAACACCAAATTCTTGTTTCAGGTATTTCTTCGCAATTGCACCTGCCGCAACACGCATTGCAGTTTCACGAGCAGAAGAGCGACCGCCGCCACGGTAATCACGTACACCGTACTTTTGATGGTAGGTATAGTCAGCATGACCAGGACGGAATTTGTCTTTAATTTCGGAATAGTCATTAGAGCGTTGGTCTGTATTTTCAATCAATAGACCAATAGAAGTGCCCGTAGTTTGGCCTTCAAATACACCTGATAAGATTTTCACTTCATCCGCTTCACGGCGAGCCGTTGTATAACGAGAAGTACCAGGGCGACGACGATCCAAATCTCTTTGAAGGTCTGCTTCGGTAATTTCTAATCCTGGTGGGCACCCATCTACGATACATCCTAGTGCGATACCGTGACTTTCTCCGAACGTGGTCACGCGGAAATGTTGTCCGATACTGTTTCCTGCCATTACTTCCTCTAAATCAGCCATCACTCAGAAGGTTTGATTCCTAAACCGACTGGCTAATAGCTTTACTTGTCTATTCTTCGTGAATTCATAGTGGCTTTATTACTAAATGATGTAAACCCCAAAAAACGAACAATTTTAACTTTCTATTACATAAGCCGAATGAAATGAATAACAAGGGAAAATGAGTGGCGCTTTAAAGTGGTGATTTTGAATAGTTTCATGGCCAGTTAACAAAGGTTAATGAACTCGGTTTGAATACTCTCTATGTTGTAGCCCAAAATAATAAGGAGAAAAGTGATGTTCGAGTGGAGAGTTAAAAAATTTGCGGAGCTGTCTGTTCAAGAGCTCTATGATTTCTTACAGCAAAGAGTTGATATTTTTATCGTGGATATGAACACACCCTATAGTGATCTAGACGGCAAAGATAATCATCCAGAGACCTATCACATCATGGGTTATGAGAACGGACACCTAGTGGCTTACAGCCGAATTATGGCTCAGAAGCTTGGATACCCCGTAGATGTTCTCCCTTTGCTCGATTCTGATGCAGATGATGTATGTATCGGGCGAGTGATCGTAGCGAAAGAATGCCGAGGTAAACAGATAGGTAACCAGCTCATGCAAGTGAGTTTTGATACCACTCGGAAGATTTACCCTGATTGCTCAATTTTTATTTCGGCACAAGCTCACCTTAAAGACTATTATGGTAAGTTCGGTTTCGACGTCGTGACCGATCGTTACTTGGAAGATGGATGCAGTATGCTAGGCCTTAGATATACCCCACAGCTCGTTGCCGTTTAGCAAAAACTGAAAGACAAAGGCATCTAAAGACACAACATGGTATTGAAATATTAAGTCGTTCTGAAATGCAAAAAACCCGACAACTCAGAGAGTTATCGGGTTTCTTTAAATAGTGGTACGCCCTGAAGGATTCGAACCTTCGACCACCTCCTTAGAAGGGAGGTGCTCAACTAACCCCCCATTTTACACTTACCACTTATTACCACTTATTCTCTAATCCTTCCCCTTTGAGATAGCTGAGGGCTCTAAAGAATATTTATTCCTTTGCAATGCAATTTCGTAACCCCTCAACTAAAGTTACTACATTGACTCATGATGAGGTTAAGAAAATCAAATGAAGGAATATGTACCGATAGGTCGCCACCATATAGTTGTGAAACAAAAAGTCGTCACCAATCCTGAAACAGTATTTCCTATCTTGTACCTTGAAGGGGCTAATGGTTACTCAGCCATGTGGTCTCTTGTTCAATATTTTCTTGCACACCCTTCCAAATCCGATACATGGATGAGAGACACAGCTAGAGCTATTGGGTTGCTTTACGATTACAACTCAAGAGCTAAAAAATCAGAATTAGACAAGAAAACCCCGTTCCGTAAGTTCCTTTCTAATCTGGAATACGGAACCATAGATACCGAGACGCATGAAGATGAAACGGGGTTGTATTGGGCGCCTACTGGGTTAGATAAAACTAAAAGACTTCGAGCTCGCCTTGTCGCTTTTACTGATTGGGTTATGTATGAAGAGCGAGAATCGAGTGGTAAGTCAACTTTCATAGACACTAGAAACAAGAATGAGAAATTGATTATCTCTCTATTAAAAGCCACACAAAATGCTATCAAGTACAGCCCTATGTCACATACTAAGAATGTAATAAAAATGGCCGGGCAGTTATCCCAATCAAAATTCGCTTTAGGTTACGAATTTGAAGATGACCCTAAAAACTATGTTAACGCTCAACGCGAAAATAAAGCATTTCCTAAAGAACTAATTGCCCCTTTGCTGCAATTTGGATTTGTCAAAAAACCACTTGCAGAGAACCCTTTTGAGCGTGAAGACATAACAGCAAAAATGGTCACTATTCTCCTATTATATGGTGGACTTCGAAAAAGTGAGCCTCTCCATCTTTGGTTTAATGATGTGATCCCCTACTCAGATTTCCAATGTCAAGCAAAGCTATACCACCCTAGGTTAGCAAGAACCCACCTGTTTGGTGAAAAACAAAAGACAAGAGAAGAGTATCTAAAAGAACGACACATGAGGCCACGCTCTGACAAAGCAAATCCGAAGTCACTAAAAGCTCATTGGAAAGCACTATCTGTAGATAAGAGTACTTACCATGCTGACATTTTTTTCTTACATCCCTCAGCAGAAGCTATGTTTGTAACCCTCTACCAAATCTACCTTCCATATCGAAGCAAATTAATGGAAGAATACGTCAAAAACAAAGGCCATAATCACCCATTTCTTTTCGTGTCAAATGGAATTAACCAGCAAACAGGTGAAAGCTATGTTGGCGCACCATACTCTCAAAGTTCATTCGGGAAAAGCTATGACAAAGCGATAAAAAGACTTGAGCAACATCTAGATATGAGAATAGAGCGCGGAAAAGGCTCAGCTTTAAACCTGCATTCCTTACGACACTTTTATGCTCAAGCACTTACCGATGCGGGTGTCGACAAGAAAGTAATCCAAAAATGTATGCACCATCGGACAATCAATGCTCAAAATGCATATCAAGGAATGTCATCACAGAAAATACAAGAATTATTAGCCAGTTACTCATTGAAATTCTGAACAAGACGAGACTGACCAAGTTATGAAGAAGCCAGTAGCCATATCAAATCAACTACAATTAAAAGGGATAAACTTCGGTGTATCAATTTCCGAAAAAGACCTATATCGATTTGGTAATCTTTTCGCGCCCAAAATTAAACAAAGATCAAAACAACGGCTCTCTGCTTACTACAATTCTTATAAATATTTTAAGGAGCTATTAGACAAAGGGGATTTATCTGTTAACAGTCTATTTTACTATCAAGAAGTCAATAACGGCAGTTACTACTTTTTAGGTGAGCTATTAAATAAAAGTGCTTCAACAATCCTTAATCAACTAACTACACTTTCAGATAGTATCGGGGTTGCAAACAAAATTACTACCTTAAATGCACGAA belongs to Vibrio splendidus and includes:
- a CDS encoding GNAT family N-acetyltransferase translates to MFEWRVKKFAELSVQELYDFLQQRVDIFIVDMNTPYSDLDGKDNHPETYHIMGYENGHLVAYSRIMAQKLGYPVDVLPLLDSDADDVCIGRVIVAKECRGKQIGNQLMQVSFDTTRKIYPDCSIFISAQAHLKDYYGKFGFDVVTDRYLEDGCSMLGLRYTPQLVAV
- a CDS encoding site-specific integrase, with product MKEYVPIGRHHIVVKQKVVTNPETVFPILYLEGANGYSAMWSLVQYFLAHPSKSDTWMRDTARAIGLLYDYNSRAKKSELDKKTPFRKFLSNLEYGTIDTETHEDETGLYWAPTGLDKTKRLRARLVAFTDWVMYEERESSGKSTFIDTRNKNEKLIISLLKATQNAIKYSPMSHTKNVIKMAGQLSQSKFALGYEFEDDPKNYVNAQRENKAFPKELIAPLLQFGFVKKPLAENPFEREDITAKMVTILLLYGGLRKSEPLHLWFNDVIPYSDFQCQAKLYHPRLARTHLFGEKQKTREEYLKERHMRPRSDKANPKSLKAHWKALSVDKSTYHADIFFLHPSAEAMFVTLYQIYLPYRSKLMEEYVKNKGHNHPFLFVSNGINQQTGESYVGAPYSQSSFGKSYDKAIKRLEQHLDMRIERGKGSALNLHSLRHFYAQALTDAGVDKKVIQKCMHHRTINAQNAYQGMSSQKIQELLASYSLKF